In Oscillospiraceae bacterium, the following are encoded in one genomic region:
- the rpe gene encoding ribulose-phosphate 3-epimerase, producing MRKIKIAPSILSADFSALEADCNSVLESGADLLHVDVMDGHFVPNISFAFPVIASMRRRSDAFFDVHIMISEPQKYIGRFAEAGADGITFHLEADGNPFITADMIRKTGKTVGVSVKPGTPAESVYPLLPVVDLVLVMTVEPGFGGQSFMEEMLPKIGAIRKEADRIGKKDLIVEVDGGIDDKTAPLVIQAGADQLVAGSFVFQAKDRKKAISSLRS from the coding sequence ATGAGAAAAATCAAAATCGCGCCTTCAATTCTCTCCGCCGATTTTTCCGCGCTCGAAGCCGACTGCAACTCGGTACTCGAAAGCGGTGCGGATCTGCTCCATGTGGACGTCATGGACGGCCACTTTGTTCCGAACATCAGTTTTGCGTTTCCGGTCATCGCCTCGATGCGCAGACGAAGCGATGCTTTTTTCGATGTCCACATCATGATCAGCGAGCCGCAGAAATATATCGGCAGATTCGCCGAAGCCGGAGCCGACGGAATTACGTTTCACCTCGAAGCCGACGGCAACCCGTTTATCACCGCAGATATGATCCGCAAAACCGGAAAGACCGTCGGTGTCTCCGTCAAGCCGGGAACGCCCGCAGAATCGGTTTATCCGCTGCTTCCGGTTGTCGACCTTGTGCTTGTCATGACCGTTGAGCCCGGATTCGGCGGGCAGAGTTTTATGGAAGAGATGCTTCCGAAGATCGGGGCGATCCGGAAAGAAGCCGACCGAATCGGCAAAAAAGACCTCATTGTTGAAGTGGACGGCGGAATCGACGATAAAACGGCTCCGCTCGTCATTCAGGCCGGAGCTGATCAACTCGTCGCCGGATCATTTGTTTTTCAGGCGAAAGACCGAAAAAAAGCGATCTCTTCTCTCAGATCGTAA